The Pirellulales bacterium DNA segment GGCAATCGGTCGGACCGCAAAATCGCGCGGATGAAGTATCTGATCCACAACTGGGGCTTGGAGCGATTCAAAGCCAAGGTCGAAGAATACTATGGCCATCCACTGGCCGAGCCGCATCCCGACGATGTTTGCGGCTTCGACGATCATCTCGGTTGGCACGAACAAGGCGACGGCCGCTGGTTTTACGGGCTGAATGTCGAGAATGGCCGCATCCACGACACCGACCAAATGCAGCTCAAGGCGGCCTTGCGCGAAATTTGCACGAAGCATCGTCCTGGCATCCGGCTGACTGCCCATCAGAGCATTTTGTTTACCGATATCGCGCCGGCCGATCGAGCGAGCTTTGAAGAGATTTTGCGGCGGCATCGGGTGAAACTATCGGAAGAAATTTCCAATGTTCGCCGCTGGTCGATGGCCTGCGTCGCCTGGCCGACCTGCGGGCTGGCGATCACCGAGGCCGAACGGGCGCTGCCGTCGTTCGTCGATCAATTGGAAGTGGAATTGGCGAAGCTCGGCCTGGCGAGCGATGTGTTTACGCTCCGCATGACCGGCTGCCCCAACGGCTGCGCCCGGCCCTACAATTGCGACATCGGCTTGGTCGGCAAGGCGCACGACAAATACACGGTGTTTGTCGGCGGGCGGCTGTTGGGCGATCGATTGAATTTCATCTATAAAGACTTGGTGCCGACGGCCGAGGTGGTGCCGACCTTGGTGCCGCTGTTCGCCTATTTCAAAACGGCCCGCGAGAGCGGCGAAATATTCGGCGATTTCTGCGCCCGCCGCGGCGCCGACGATCTCATCGCCTGGACCGATCGCTACGCCGCTCAGGCGGCAGGTGCATGAATCGCTTCGTAACCCGCGCGAAACCGCAAGCGGCGGCGTGTCGCTCGCTTGCGGTTTCGCGCGTTTTTTGCAGTTGGTAAGTGGCTACGTGCGACATGACCCCATGCAAGTCCCTCCCGGCATTTCGGTTCCCGATAGTGAATTTCAATTCACGTTTGTCCGGAGCAGCGGGCCGGGGGGGCAGAACGTCAACAAGGTGAACACCAAGGCGGTGCTGCGGTGGCCCGTGACCGCGAGCCCGAGCCTAATGGGCCCAGTGCGGAGCCGTTTCCTGTCGCGTTTTGCCAGCCGGCTGACGACCGAAGGGGAACTGGTTCTTTCAAGCCAGCGGTTTCGCGACCAGGCCAAGAACCGCGACGATTGCTTGGAAAAGGTCCGAGCGATGCTCGAGGCAGTGGCGGTCGCCCCGATTCGCCGTCGAAAAACGAGACCGAGCCGCGCAAGCGTCGAGCGGCGTCTCACTCAAAAGCGGCAACTCTCCGGCCGCAAACAACAGCGCCGCCAACGGCCACGCGGCGACAGCGAATAGCGCTCGTGTGTCAACAAGTGGGCTGACAGACGATCTCGGGGCCGGCACTGGCAGAGCCGGGCACGCGTGGCACTGGCCAGCGAAGCCGGCCAGTGCCGGCGACTTGACGTTGAGGCTTTGCAAGAGGCGACGCGAGGACGTTCGGCCAACGGCGTCGTTGGATAAATGGATTGCCGGGCCTAGCGGCGCCCACGCCGGCCGACTTCGCTGGCCAGTGGCACACAGCCAAGATATGGCGCCGGCCGGTCGAACGTTAGAATGCCGCGAGCGTTGTTGACCGGTGTGGGCAATCATCGCAAAATGTTCGTCCACTCATTCTGCTTCTAAATGCCAAACTCCGGGGAGCCATTTTGGAAATGGTCGATTTCAACAAGCGAGTTCTCTTTGTCGGCTTCGGATCGGTCGCGCAGTGCACGCTGCCGATTCTGCTGAAGCAGGTCCGCGTGCCGCCGCAGAATGTCACGGTCATCGATTTCGAGGATCAATCGGCGTTGTTGCAACCTTGGCTGGCACGAGGCGTGCGGTTTCGCCGCGAAAAGATCGTGCCGGAGAATCTCGGCGAGGTGCTGGGAAAGCAGCTCTCGGCCGGCGATTTGTTGATCGATCTGGCGTGGAATATCGACTGCTGCGAAATCGTCGGATGGTGCCACGACCATGGGGTGCTGTATCTCAACACGTCAATCGAGGTTTGGGATCCCTACGATCGCGAACTTTATGCGCAGCCCACGCAGCGAACGCTTTACTGGCGGCACATGAACGTGCGGCTGATGCGCGAGGGATGGCCGGAGCCGGGACCCACCGCCGTCTTGGAACACGGCGCCAATCCGGGCTTGATTTCGCACTTCACCAAACAGGCGATCTTGGAAATCGGCGATCGCGCCATTGCCGACAAGAAATTCGCCGGTGCTGAAGCCGAGGCTCTGCGGCAATCGCTCGCCGATCGCGAATTCAACCGCTTGGCGATGCAGCTCGGCGTGAAAGTGATCCATTGTTCGGAGCGCGATACGCAGATTTCGAATCGGGCCAAACAGATCGATGAATTCGTGAACACCTGGAGCGTCGAAGGATTTCGCGAAGAAGGCACGACCACGGCCGAGATGGGTTGGGGAACGCATGAAAAAGAGCTTCCGCCGCGGGCCTACGAACATCAAGATGGCCCGCGCAACCAGATCTGCCTGGCCCAGATGGGAATCAACACCTGGGTCCGGTCGTGGGTGCCCGATTACACGATCCGCGGCATGGTCGTGCGCCACGGCGAGGCATTTACGATCTCCGACAAGCTGACGGTGTGGGAGGATGGCCGAGCGATTTATCGTCCGACGGTGCACTACGCCTATTGCCCCTGCGATGCGGCGATCGCTTCGCTCAGCGAATTGCGCGGCCACGATTATCGTTTGCAGCCGACCGTGCGCATCATGGGGGACGAAATCACGAGCGGAGCCGATATTCTCGGCGCGCTGGTGATGGGCCACCCCTACAACTCCTGGTGGACCGGCAGCGATCTGAGCATTGAGGAATCGCGGCGGTTGGTGCCGCATCAGAATGCCACGACGATGCAGGTGGCGATCTCCGTCGTGGCGGCGGTGATGTGGATGATCGAGAATCCGAATCAAGGCGTATGCGTGCCCGACGATCTGCCGCACGAATTCATTCTTGAAATCTCGAAGCCGTATCTGGGCAAATTCATTTCGACGCCCTCCGATTGGACG contains these protein-coding regions:
- the arfB gene encoding alternative ribosome rescue aminoacyl-tRNA hydrolase ArfB, which gives rise to MQVPPGISVPDSEFQFTFVRSSGPGGQNVNKVNTKAVLRWPVTASPSLMGPVRSRFLSRFASRLTTEGELVLSSQRFRDQAKNRDDCLEKVRAMLEAVAVAPIRRRKTRPSRASVERRLTQKRQLSGRKQQRRQRPRGDSE
- a CDS encoding saccharopine dehydrogenase C-terminal domain-containing protein, whose protein sequence is MVDFNKRVLFVGFGSVAQCTLPILLKQVRVPPQNVTVIDFEDQSALLQPWLARGVRFRREKIVPENLGEVLGKQLSAGDLLIDLAWNIDCCEIVGWCHDHGVLYLNTSIEVWDPYDRELYAQPTQRTLYWRHMNVRLMREGWPEPGPTAVLEHGANPGLISHFTKQAILEIGDRAIADKKFAGAEAEALRQSLADREFNRLAMQLGVKVIHCSERDTQISNRAKQIDEFVNTWSVEGFREEGTTTAEMGWGTHEKELPPRAYEHQDGPRNQICLAQMGINTWVRSWVPDYTIRGMVVRHGEAFTISDKLTVWEDGRAIYRPTVHYAYCPCDAAIASLSELRGHDYRLQPTVRIMGDEITSGADILGALVMGHPYNSWWTGSDLSIEESRRLVPHQNATTMQVAISVVAAVMWMIENPNQGVCVPDDLPHEFILEISKPYLGKFISTPSDWTPLAHYSNVFEDFAPDAIDPTDPWQFKNFLVGERD